From Nonlabens sp. Ci31, the proteins below share one genomic window:
- the alaS gene encoding alanine--tRNA ligase: MKSKQIRQTFLEFFENKKHQIVPSAPMVIKNDPTLMFTNAGMNQFKEYFLGNSDPKNNRVTDSQKCLRVSGKHNDLEEVGVDTYHHTMFEMLGNWSFGDYFKKEAISWAWELLTEVYNIDKDCLYVTIFEGDKSENLDRDSEAYDLWKGFIAEDRILNGNKADNFWEMGAQGPCGPCSEIHVDIRSEEEKAKVDGASLVNMDHPQVVEIWNLVFIQYNRMANGSLKNLPNQHVDTGMGFERLAMVLQNVQSNYDTDVFTPLIREIETITGHSYGKTTQEDIAIRVIADHVRAVSFSIADGQLPSNTGAGYVIRMILRRAIRYGFTYLNKKEPFIYQLVNTLSKQMGDAFPELKAQKNLILNVIKEEEASFLRTLENGLALLDSMIGSMKKESSKTLDGKKAFELNDTYGFPKELTRLILSEQGLEMDEEGFALALKKQQDGSREASATETSDWTVLKEDDTQEFIGYDRLTANVRISKYRKVISKKDGELYQLVFNMTPFYGESGGQTGDKGYLENTSGDTVYIIDTKKENGQTVHLTKNLPNEINGAFKVTVDVNQRARTASNHTATHLLHQALRKILGTHVEQKGSMVRSASLRFDFSHFSKVSAEELAEIENFVNARIREQLPLEENRSNTYDQAMEEGAIGLFGEKYGDVVRTIKFGESQELCGGTHVNNTADIWHFKITSESAVASGIRRIEAISSDAVKDFFTEQSKKFEEIKSILKNPTKNPAESIAVLQDENASLKKEIEQLLKAKAGNLKGDLIASATSINGVNFIATKTDLDAKSVKELAFDIEKEMENLFLIIGADNGDKATLTVILSKDIIEDKGLDAGKIVQELGKHIQGGGGGQAHFATAGGKNPAGIDTALVAAKEMI, from the coding sequence ATGAAGTCAAAACAAATACGCCAAACCTTCCTTGAGTTTTTTGAAAATAAAAAACACCAAATTGTTCCTAGTGCCCCTATGGTGATCAAAAATGATCCTACCCTGATGTTCACTAATGCAGGAATGAACCAGTTTAAGGAATATTTTTTAGGGAATTCTGATCCTAAAAACAACCGTGTTACCGATTCTCAGAAATGTTTACGGGTAAGCGGTAAACACAATGACCTGGAAGAAGTAGGTGTAGATACCTACCACCATACCATGTTTGAAATGTTGGGGAATTGGAGTTTTGGGGATTATTTTAAGAAAGAAGCTATTTCATGGGCCTGGGAATTACTCACCGAAGTGTACAACATTGATAAGGACTGTCTTTATGTAACTATTTTTGAAGGTGACAAAAGTGAAAACCTCGATCGGGATTCAGAAGCCTACGACTTGTGGAAAGGGTTCATTGCAGAGGACCGCATCCTCAATGGTAACAAAGCAGATAATTTCTGGGAAATGGGCGCACAAGGACCTTGTGGACCCTGTTCTGAAATTCATGTAGATATAAGAAGCGAAGAAGAAAAGGCAAAAGTAGATGGTGCTTCTCTTGTCAATATGGACCATCCACAAGTAGTAGAAATCTGGAACCTGGTCTTTATACAATACAACCGCATGGCAAACGGTTCTTTAAAAAACCTGCCTAATCAACACGTGGATACAGGAATGGGTTTTGAACGCCTTGCTATGGTATTACAAAACGTACAATCCAACTACGATACAGATGTTTTTACTCCTTTAATTAGAGAAATAGAAACCATAACGGGTCATTCTTATGGTAAAACTACCCAAGAAGACATAGCCATTAGAGTTATTGCAGATCACGTAAGAGCAGTTTCTTTCTCCATTGCCGATGGTCAGCTGCCGTCTAATACTGGCGCTGGTTATGTGATACGTATGATCTTGCGTCGTGCGATACGTTATGGATTTACTTATTTGAATAAAAAAGAGCCGTTTATCTACCAATTAGTGAACACCCTTTCTAAGCAAATGGGAGATGCCTTTCCCGAGCTTAAAGCTCAAAAGAACCTGATTCTTAATGTCATCAAAGAAGAAGAAGCTTCTTTCTTGCGAACTTTAGAAAATGGGCTGGCACTACTCGACTCTATGATAGGCAGCATGAAAAAAGAAAGTTCTAAAACTCTGGATGGTAAAAAAGCTTTTGAACTTAATGATACGTATGGTTTTCCAAAAGAACTGACTCGATTAATTTTAAGTGAGCAAGGTCTGGAAATGGATGAAGAAGGATTTGCTTTAGCGCTTAAAAAACAGCAGGACGGATCTCGTGAGGCAAGTGCTACAGAAACAAGCGACTGGACCGTTTTAAAAGAAGATGATACACAGGAATTTATAGGCTACGATAGACTTACAGCAAATGTGCGTATTTCTAAATACCGCAAAGTCATAAGTAAAAAAGATGGCGAGTTATACCAATTAGTTTTTAACATGACGCCTTTTTATGGAGAAAGTGGTGGACAGACAGGTGATAAAGGATACCTAGAAAATACAAGTGGCGATACGGTTTACATCATCGATACCAAAAAAGAAAACGGCCAAACCGTTCACCTGACTAAAAACTTGCCTAATGAAATAAACGGCGCGTTTAAAGTTACTGTGGATGTGAATCAGCGTGCGCGTACTGCCTCAAATCACACGGCTACTCACTTGCTTCATCAGGCCTTGCGTAAGATTTTAGGAACTCACGTAGAGCAAAAAGGTTCTATGGTACGCAGTGCTAGCTTACGTTTTGACTTTTCGCATTTTTCTAAAGTAAGTGCTGAAGAATTGGCCGAAATAGAAAACTTTGTAAACGCCCGTATTAGAGAACAATTACCCTTAGAAGAGAATCGCAGCAACACCTATGACCAAGCTATGGAAGAAGGGGCGATAGGATTGTTTGGTGAGAAATATGGCGATGTGGTGCGTACGATCAAATTTGGTGAAAGTCAGGAACTTTGTGGCGGTACTCATGTAAACAACACCGCAGACATCTGGCATTTTAAAATCACTAGTGAAAGTGCCGTTGCCTCTGGAATACGCCGTATAGAAGCTATTTCTAGCGATGCAGTTAAAGATTTCTTTACAGAACAATCGAAAAAATTTGAAGAGATCAAAAGCATCTTAAAGAACCCAACAAAAAATCCAGCAGAATCTATTGCTGTGCTTCAAGATGAAAATGCTTCTTTGAAAAAAGAAATCGAGCAATTACTTAAAGCTAAAGCTGGAAACTTAAAAGGCGATTTAATAGCCAGTGCAACAAGTATTAACGGAGTCAACTTTATCGCTACAAAAACCGATCTTGATGCTAAATCAGTAAAGGAACTTGCCTTTGACATTGAAAAAGAAATGGAGAACCTTTTCTTAATCATAGGAGCAGATAATGGTGATAAAGCAACCCTTACCGTCATTCTAAGTAAAGATATTATTGAAGACAAGGGTCTCGATGCTGGTAAAATAGTGCAAGAATTAGGAAAACACATTCAAGGAGGTGGCGGTGGCCAAGCACATTTTGCTACTGCTGGTGGTAAGAATCCTGCTGGAATTGATACGGCGCTAGTGGCAGCGAAAGAAATGATTTAA
- a CDS encoding M23 family metallopeptidase, with translation MSKVKYYYDSETLSYRKVETKKRRLFFRSLLFLTVSFCFGLVCFFFADMFLVSPQLKKSRSKAEYLELQLDEMREDVTQLSSVIENVEDRDNNIYRIYFDANPIPSEQRQAGFGGVNRYIDYEGGYSAKKIIELKEAIDKLKKRTAIQSKSLDEIAALAEDKEKLLTSIPAIQPVRNQDLTRMASGYGYRTDPFNKTRKFHYGMDFTAPRGTPVFATGDGVILRADANSSGYGNHIRIDHGFGYISLYAHLRSSKPYNVRRGQKVKRGDIIGYVGSTGRSQGPHLHYEVFKDEDRINPINFYYGNLTPQEFNALLKKSQIENISLD, from the coding sequence ATGTCAAAGGTCAAGTATTACTACGATTCTGAAACTCTTTCTTACCGAAAGGTAGAGACCAAAAAAAGGAGGCTCTTTTTTAGGAGTTTACTGTTTTTGACAGTAAGTTTTTGTTTTGGATTGGTCTGTTTCTTTTTTGCAGACATGTTTTTAGTCTCGCCACAATTAAAGAAATCTCGTAGTAAAGCAGAGTATCTAGAGTTACAACTCGACGAAATGCGAGAAGATGTGACTCAATTATCCTCAGTGATTGAAAATGTTGAAGATCGCGATAACAACATCTATCGTATTTATTTTGATGCCAACCCTATCCCTTCAGAGCAACGCCAGGCAGGTTTTGGTGGTGTGAACAGGTATATAGATTATGAAGGTGGCTATAGTGCAAAAAAGATTATTGAACTTAAGGAAGCCATCGATAAGCTTAAGAAAAGAACTGCGATACAATCAAAATCTCTAGATGAAATAGCTGCTCTTGCAGAAGATAAAGAGAAACTCCTTACTTCTATACCTGCGATACAGCCGGTACGTAATCAAGACCTTACACGTATGGCGAGTGGTTATGGTTACCGAACAGATCCTTTTAATAAAACCAGGAAATTTCATTACGGTATGGACTTTACAGCCCCTCGCGGCACACCGGTATTTGCAACTGGTGATGGAGTTATCCTTCGTGCAGATGCTAATAGCTCGGGTTATGGAAATCATATAAGAATAGATCACGGATTTGGTTATATATCGTTATATGCTCATTTAAGATCAAGTAAACCTTATAATGTACGTCGAGGACAAAAGGTGAAACGAGGGGACATTATAGGTTATGTAGGTAGTACAGGGAGGTCTCAGGGGCCGCATTTGCACTATGAAGTATTTAAAGATGAGGATCGCATCAATCCTATTAATTTCTATTACGGTAATTTAACACCACAAGAGTTTAATGCGCTATTAAAGAAATCTCAAATAGAAAATATTTCTTTAGATTAA
- a CDS encoding MerR family transcriptional regulator: MNIELPEKLYYSMGEVTKAFQVNASLVRFWEKEFDVLQPKKNSRGNRKFSKDDIENLKTIYHLVKEKGFTLDGAQDYMKNHKSELHTFDIISKLEHVKAELLKIKAQL, encoded by the coding sequence ATGAACATAGAACTTCCAGAAAAACTATATTACTCCATGGGAGAAGTAACTAAAGCCTTTCAAGTGAATGCCTCTTTGGTTCGTTTTTGGGAAAAAGAATTTGATGTATTGCAACCGAAGAAGAATTCGCGTGGTAACCGTAAATTCTCTAAGGATGATATTGAGAACCTAAAAACCATTTATCACTTGGTAAAAGAAAAAGGTTTTACACTAGACGGTGCTCAAGATTATATGAAAAATCATAAAAGCGAGCTCCACACTTTTGATATCATTAGCAAGCTGGAGCATGTAAAGGCAGAGTTGCTTAAAATTAAAGCACAATTATAA
- a CDS encoding O-antigen ligase family protein gives MIKFEKLPYPILIAGHIVITIFMIALPLLVKVFFYAAIIYFVLRLFTSADKNQEVILACAYITCLEVFLKMNGGLLFYEMIKYMVIVFMLAGILLRGFSLKSIPFVFYLLLLVPSIVIASQNIPISESLRKAVAFNLSGPVTLGVVAMYCFQRRITTTRLDEILKLCVGPIVMLAFYLFVVTPDIRDVVTNTASNFAASGGYGPNQVATALGIGMFICFIRFLRIKNTWINVLDIVLFLGMTYRGWITFSRGGVLTAFLMIGAVIFTLFFLKRSEFRFSFLPKLGVIGLGLVMAWGYTSLATSGLIDKRYANEDAAGRAKEDLSTGRAELISIELEAFLENPIAGIGAGQVKHYRAKKDGIVAASHNETSRLLSEHGSIGILSLLVLIFTPLIFRLSHKGNVYFYAFLIFWIATINHSAMRIAAPAFFYGMALLYVVKPKVKKKGIPIEKTPDFAPA, from the coding sequence ATGATCAAGTTTGAAAAACTGCCTTATCCCATACTAATCGCTGGACATATTGTGATCACTATTTTTATGATCGCACTTCCATTGCTGGTAAAGGTGTTTTTTTACGCTGCCATTATTTATTTTGTGTTGCGACTTTTTACAAGCGCCGATAAGAATCAAGAGGTGATTCTTGCTTGTGCCTATATCACCTGTTTGGAGGTGTTTTTAAAAATGAATGGCGGCTTGTTATTCTATGAGATGATTAAGTATATGGTCATCGTTTTTATGCTGGCAGGTATCCTTTTACGGGGCTTTTCTCTCAAGTCCATACCATTTGTGTTTTACTTGCTTTTACTAGTCCCCAGTATCGTCATAGCTTCTCAGAATATCCCGATTTCAGAATCACTAAGGAAAGCGGTAGCTTTTAATTTAAGTGGTCCTGTGACATTAGGAGTGGTAGCTATGTACTGTTTTCAACGCAGGATTACGACTACGCGATTGGATGAGATCTTAAAGTTATGTGTAGGTCCCATAGTCATGCTGGCTTTTTATTTATTTGTAGTCACGCCAGATATTAGAGATGTAGTGACTAATACAGCTTCTAACTTTGCAGCATCTGGGGGATATGGACCTAATCAAGTAGCAACAGCCTTAGGGATAGGGATGTTTATTTGTTTTATACGTTTCTTGCGTATTAAAAATACATGGATCAATGTATTAGATATTGTCTTGTTCTTAGGAATGACTTATCGGGGTTGGATCACCTTTTCACGTGGTGGGGTGTTAACTGCTTTTTTAATGATAGGAGCTGTGATATTCACCTTATTTTTCTTAAAACGGTCTGAGTTTAGATTTTCTTTTTTACCTAAGTTAGGGGTGATAGGTTTAGGATTAGTAATGGCATGGGGTTATACCTCTTTAGCAACGAGCGGTCTAATTGATAAAAGGTATGCAAATGAAGATGCTGCTGGTCGTGCAAAGGAGGACCTTTCCACGGGTAGAGCAGAACTTATATCAATCGAACTAGAGGCATTTCTTGAAAATCCCATTGCGGGAATAGGAGCAGGTCAAGTAAAACATTACCGAGCAAAAAAAGACGGTATAGTCGCTGCTTCTCATAATGAGACCAGTAGGTTGCTTTCTGAACACGGTAGCATTGGGATTCTTTCATTGCTTGTACTCATATTTACTCCGCTTATATTTAGGCTCAGTCATAAAGGGAACGTGTATTTTTACGCATTTTTAATTTTCTGGATTGCCACTATAAATCACAGTGCCATGCGTATTGCTGCACCAGCGTTCTTTTACGGAATGGCATTACTTTATGTCGTAAAACCTAAGGTAAAAAAGAAAGGTATTCCAATCGAAAAAACACCAGATTTTGCTCCAGCTTAA
- a CDS encoding glycosyltransferase family 4 protein, whose protein sequence is MKNILYIGNQLGQKGKTATSIDTLGPLLEKEGYQLRYASSVPNISRRMLDMMYTTFKSKKWADVVLIDTYSTKNFWFAILISRLCTSFSIKYIPILHGGNLPIRLSKNPRVMGGFLNNAHAVVSPSDYLRSAFAKAGYHNVTKINNFIEIENYAFLERSVLEPKLLWVRSFAGIYNPQMAVRVLHLLRENYPKASLTMVGPEKDGALEACKLLAQELQVEVNFTGLLSKKQWIEKSKDHSIFINTTHFDNLPVSLIEAMALGLPVVSTDVGGIPYLIHPNVHGKLVPDNDVGAMVENIEHLISHPKDVMTIITKARKRSLDYSWKEVSQLWNSLLES, encoded by the coding sequence ATGAAGAATATTCTCTACATAGGTAATCAACTAGGACAAAAAGGTAAGACGGCAACTAGCATAGATACTTTAGGTCCTTTATTGGAAAAAGAAGGGTATCAATTGCGTTATGCTTCTTCTGTTCCAAACATCAGCAGGCGTATGCTAGACATGATGTACACGACTTTCAAGAGTAAAAAATGGGCAGACGTAGTTTTGATAGACACTTACAGCACTAAAAACTTTTGGTTTGCGATTCTTATCTCCCGTTTATGTACATCATTTAGTATAAAGTACATTCCCATTCTTCACGGCGGAAATTTACCGATTCGATTATCTAAAAACCCAAGGGTTATGGGAGGTTTTCTTAATAACGCTCATGCTGTTGTAAGCCCTAGTGATTATTTGCGTTCCGCTTTCGCGAAAGCGGGTTACCACAACGTCACTAAGATCAATAACTTTATAGAGATAGAAAACTATGCGTTTCTAGAACGATCTGTCCTTGAGCCAAAACTTCTTTGGGTACGATCATTTGCAGGTATTTACAATCCGCAAATGGCGGTTCGTGTTCTTCACTTACTCCGGGAGAATTATCCTAAAGCTAGTCTGACCATGGTAGGTCCAGAAAAAGATGGGGCACTAGAAGCCTGTAAGTTGCTGGCTCAAGAATTACAAGTAGAAGTAAATTTTACCGGGTTGCTTTCTAAAAAGCAATGGATAGAAAAAAGTAAAGATCATTCTATTTTTATCAATACCACCCATTTTGATAACCTTCCAGTAAGTTTAATCGAAGCGATGGCATTAGGATTACCAGTCGTGTCTACTGACGTAGGAGGTATCCCATACTTAATACATCCTAACGTCCACGGTAAGTTAGTTCCAGATAACGATGTAGGAGCAATGGTAGAAAATATTGAGCATCTAATAAGCCATCCTAAAGATGTTATGACTATAATTACAAAAGCTAGGAAAAGGTCATTAGATTATTCTTGGAAAGAAGTAAGCCAGTTATGGAACTCATTACTGGAGTCATAA
- a CDS encoding sugar transferase, which yields MSERKILLRIIDVVVVLGALHLLGVIFHFNYFLINEEQWMWSVILAAYLLFFATVFELYNLQRASRITGTLRSAVTTGSVTSLIYLLTPFFTPVLPENRIQILYFYLAITLPLLLWRSIYIKFFASSRFNKNIILIADASDAAMIAQSLQDVDPNYKISGFINTGPAVASGHFVGLKVIGIKEAHRLFEDRSVTEVVVASNEAEGITSNLYRWLIELVENGYSVREYTQVYEEMTDRVPVQYVGKDFYKYFPFARNNQNRLYLVYHRLFDIVASLCGLIIFAAIIPFVLIGNLFGNRGPLFYAQERVGINRKLFKIVKFRTMERDAEKSGAQFAVKNDVRITKFGKFLRATRIDEFPQFWNILKGEMSVIGPRPERQVFVEQLSEKIPFYETRHVVKPGLTGWAQVKTKYGVTDGDHLRKLQYDLYYIKKRSVFLDIRIIVKTLSTIIFFKGQ from the coding sequence ATGTCTGAACGCAAAATCTTATTGCGTATCATCGATGTGGTTGTCGTCTTGGGTGCCTTGCATTTGCTGGGAGTTATATTTCATTTTAATTACTTTCTTATCAATGAGGAGCAATGGATGTGGTCTGTTATACTCGCTGCCTATTTATTATTTTTTGCAACCGTTTTTGAATTGTATAATTTACAACGAGCGAGTCGTATTACAGGGACATTGAGAAGTGCCGTTACTACAGGTTCAGTTACCTCGTTAATTTATTTGCTTACTCCATTTTTCACTCCAGTATTACCAGAAAATAGAATTCAGATTTTATATTTTTATCTAGCGATAACTTTACCATTATTGCTTTGGAGATCTATTTATATCAAGTTTTTTGCGAGTTCTAGATTTAATAAAAATATTATCCTAATAGCAGATGCCAGTGACGCGGCTATGATTGCACAATCCTTGCAAGACGTTGATCCTAATTATAAAATAAGCGGTTTTATAAACACTGGACCAGCGGTAGCATCAGGGCATTTTGTTGGTTTAAAAGTCATAGGAATTAAAGAAGCACATCGTTTATTTGAGGATAGATCTGTTACTGAAGTTGTGGTTGCTAGTAATGAAGCCGAAGGAATTACTTCTAATTTATACAGATGGCTCATTGAATTGGTAGAAAACGGCTATTCAGTTAGAGAGTATACTCAGGTCTATGAAGAAATGACAGACCGAGTTCCAGTACAATACGTAGGTAAGGATTTCTACAAGTATTTTCCTTTTGCTAGAAACAACCAAAACCGACTCTATTTAGTATACCACAGGCTTTTTGATATAGTGGCTTCTTTATGTGGCTTGATCATATTTGCAGCGATCATACCCTTTGTACTTATTGGAAACTTATTCGGCAATCGAGGGCCTTTATTTTATGCCCAAGAACGAGTAGGTATCAATAGAAAATTATTTAAAATAGTTAAGTTCAGAACTATGGAAAGGGATGCTGAGAAATCGGGAGCTCAATTTGCCGTTAAGAATGATGTGAGAATAACAAAATTTGGTAAGTTTTTAAGAGCGACACGTATAGATGAGTTTCCTCAATTTTGGAATATTCTAAAAGGAGAAATGAGTGTGATCGGTCCACGTCCAGAACGTCAGGTTTTTGTAGAACAACTTTCTGAGAAGATTCCATTTTATGAAACTCGTCATGTGGTAAAACCAGGTTTAACAGGTTGGGCGCAAGTAAAAACAAAATACGGTGTTACGGATGGAGACCATCTGAGAAAACTTCAATACGATTTGTATTATATCAAAAAGCGCAGTGTTTTTCTTGATATCAGAATCATTGTTAAAACCTTAAGTACCATCATTTTCTTTAAAGGGCAGTGA
- the lnt gene encoding apolipoprotein N-acyltransferase codes for MKFTSILLALLSGILLWLGWPTYGFAGLLLIAFVPLLLSEKRIRSSSTKRKAGKVFLHSYLTFFIWNIATTYWLYFSTPFGMWFAVLANAALMSLVFLGYHLLARRATQGAALTFLACLWISFERMHLEWDFSWPWLNLGNGFSEMTSWIQWYEYTGTFGGSLWIWLVNIFAFLSVLAFRPEKLQDKLLFKKIKSGLISKRKFIIKRFSVLLGLIIIPIVISQILVFDILSFQKGGGTNVVIVQPNIDPYSQKYYTTNDSVVKVIMNLAQPEMDAFTDLMITPETVLADNVRLSQLDKLEYDRSVNQIRAALYEYPNMYYLGGISIAEIFTDTTRITTQTNVARDGRTLYNDYNSAMFLAATDSLQVYHKSKLVVGVENFPYKNILQPILGDAMLDLGGTVATKTTQKERSVFQIKNGIKVAPIICYESVYGEYVTDYVKNGAQFLAIITNDAWWGNTQGHQQHLSLARLRAIENRRWIARSANTGISAVIDERGNILESLEYGTEGVIKGIVYPKTKVTFYTTHGDYIARIASLMGLFVLLFSVFRRGKIKRK; via the coding sequence ATGAAATTCACCAGTATTTTACTAGCCTTATTATCAGGAATTCTATTGTGGCTGGGCTGGCCTACTTACGGCTTTGCTGGTCTATTACTTATAGCTTTTGTACCGCTACTTCTTTCTGAAAAACGCATCAGAAGTTCTTCCACAAAACGCAAAGCAGGAAAAGTATTCCTTCACTCCTATCTCACTTTTTTTATATGGAATATAGCCACTACTTACTGGTTGTATTTTTCAACCCCTTTTGGAATGTGGTTTGCTGTTTTAGCAAATGCTGCATTGATGAGCTTGGTGTTTTTAGGGTATCATTTACTGGCTCGTAGAGCTACACAAGGAGCCGCTTTGACATTTCTCGCTTGTTTGTGGATCAGCTTTGAGCGCATGCATTTGGAATGGGATTTTTCTTGGCCGTGGCTCAATTTGGGGAATGGATTCAGCGAGATGACTTCTTGGATTCAGTGGTATGAATACACAGGGACCTTTGGTGGTTCTTTATGGATATGGCTGGTAAATATATTTGCCTTTTTAAGTGTGTTAGCCTTTCGTCCTGAGAAACTTCAGGATAAACTTTTATTTAAAAAAATAAAAAGCGGACTTATTTCAAAGCGCAAATTCATTATCAAACGATTTTCTGTACTTCTAGGTTTGATCATCATACCCATTGTTATTTCCCAAATATTAGTTTTTGATATTTTATCCTTTCAAAAAGGCGGTGGAACAAATGTGGTTATCGTACAGCCCAATATAGATCCTTATAGCCAGAAATATTACACCACAAACGACAGTGTGGTAAAGGTGATCATGAACTTGGCGCAACCTGAAATGGATGCATTCACAGATCTTATGATTACACCAGAAACAGTTCTTGCAGATAATGTACGACTGTCTCAACTAGACAAATTAGAATACGATCGCTCTGTGAATCAAATTAGAGCAGCGTTGTACGAGTATCCAAATATGTATTATTTAGGAGGTATTTCCATTGCAGAAATCTTTACAGACACCACTAGAATTACCACGCAAACTAATGTAGCTCGCGACGGTAGAACTCTTTACAATGATTATAATAGCGCTATGTTTTTAGCTGCTACTGACTCTTTACAAGTTTATCACAAGTCTAAATTGGTAGTAGGGGTTGAGAATTTTCCTTATAAAAATATCCTACAGCCTATTTTAGGAGATGCGATGCTGGATTTAGGCGGCACGGTAGCTACTAAAACGACTCAAAAAGAACGTTCTGTTTTTCAAATTAAAAACGGTATTAAAGTAGCACCTATCATTTGCTATGAATCAGTTTACGGAGAATATGTCACCGATTATGTTAAAAATGGAGCGCAATTTCTGGCTATTATTACTAATGATGCCTGGTGGGGAAATACCCAGGGTCATCAACAACATTTAAGCCTTGCCAGACTGCGAGCTATAGAAAACAGGAGATGGATTGCGCGAAGTGCCAATACTGGAATAAGTGCTGTCATAGATGAGCGTGGGAACATCTTAGAATCCTTAGAATACGGTACAGAAGGAGTTATTAAAGGAATTGTATATCCTAAAACTAAAGTCACTTTTTACACCACACATGGGGACTATATTGCAAGAATAGCTAGTCTTATGGGATTGTTTGTATTGCTTTTCAGCGTTTTTAGACGTGGGAAAATAAAGCGGAAATAA
- a CDS encoding PorV/PorQ family protein encodes MKNYFYLLIVVCSAFAKAQTSRAYSNEFLNIGVDAAALGMSNAVVASSNNVNSVYWNPAGLMKMEEQEVSLMHSSYFANIAQYNYGAFAMPIDDVSAFGFSVIRFSVDDILNTTQLIDDQGNINYDRISTFSTADWAFTFSYAREAKLDGFSYGVNAKVIRRVIGEFANSWGFGFDVGLQFKRGDWQVGLMARDITTTYNTWTINEEKFAEISGAVENQNQELPETTEITLPKLQLGLARTFTFHYDHKLTAEVDLNMRFIQTNDIISSSAVSATPALGLEYGFTDLVFVRAGVGNFQNIQQLDGNDSTTFQPNIGIGFKYKGISVDYALTDIGDSSEALYSNVFSVNIDLSVFNR; translated from the coding sequence TTGAAAAATTACTTTTATTTATTGATTGTTGTTTGTTCCGCTTTCGCGAAAGCGCAAACCTCTAGAGCATACTCTAACGAATTCCTAAACATAGGAGTCGATGCAGCGGCTTTGGGAATGAGCAATGCGGTAGTGGCAAGCAGTAATAATGTCAACTCCGTATACTGGAATCCGGCCGGATTAATGAAAATGGAAGAACAAGAAGTTTCTTTGATGCACTCGAGTTACTTTGCAAATATTGCTCAATACAATTATGGTGCCTTTGCTATGCCTATAGATGATGTCAGTGCTTTTGGTTTCTCCGTGATCCGTTTTTCTGTAGATGACATCTTAAATACCACTCAATTAATAGACGATCAAGGAAACATCAATTACGATCGTATTTCTACTTTTTCCACTGCAGACTGGGCTTTTACCTTCTCCTATGCACGTGAAGCAAAACTAGACGGTTTCTCCTATGGTGTCAATGCCAAAGTCATACGCAGAGTCATAGGCGAGTTTGCTAACTCTTGGGGTTTTGGGTTTGATGTAGGCTTGCAATTTAAACGTGGCGACTGGCAAGTGGGATTGATGGCTCGTGATATCACCACTACTTACAACACCTGGACTATAAACGAAGAGAAATTTGCCGAAATAAGCGGTGCCGTTGAAAATCAAAATCAGGAATTACCAGAAACAACAGAGATTACGTTACCTAAACTTCAATTAGGACTCGCAAGAACTTTTACCTTTCACTACGATCATAAACTCACCGCAGAGGTGGATCTCAACATGCGTTTTATACAGACCAATGACATTATTTCAAGCAGTGCAGTAAGCGCTACTCCTGCTTTAGGATTGGAATATGGTTTTACCGACCTGGTATTTGTTCGTGCAGGAGTCGGTAATTTTCAAAACATCCAGCAACTGGATGGTAATGACAGCACCACCTTCCAACCTAATATAGGTATAGGCTTTAAATACAAGGGCATTTCCGTAGATTATGCACTTACAGATATAGGAGACTCTAGCGAGGCCTTGTATTCTAATGTATTCTCTGTTAACATTGATCTTTCTGTTTTTAATAGGTAA